The genomic window GGGAAACGAGTTGTGGTTTGCAGAACTCAAAGATACTTTGGATCCACCATAAAGCTTGCCAAAAACATCAACTGAAATTCTTTACTAACTAAAGAGGATGCACTATGTTTAAAAATCACTGTCAACTTTACTGggatttagaataaaaaatatttacaactctTTTACAATAAGGAGTAAACGTTTAGATCTCACTtgtcaggaaaatattttttcgGTATTACAAAGAAAATTTGTTGTAAACTTGTTTCTTCTGATATCTGTTTCAAGCATTTAACACGACCTCTTCAGAAACTCCAcggcataaaaataaacatgcaaaccctcaagaaatattttacattttttgaaaaagaatataaatcggaaagaaaagtatatatgtatgtatatacaatcaAAGAAGAGTCACAGCTCAAGTCTGAACTTAGCCAATAAAGGTAGATGATCTgaagaattattttcatttggaagTCCATTAACAGTCCATAAGTCTTGTTCTGTAAGGAGTGATAGTCTGGCCAGAAGTTTCAAGCCACCAACCAGAGCAACCTCAGCTCCTACATTAAGGAAACACATGTTTAGAGAAACTGTGTCAACAGGTCATTGTAAATTAATCATACAAGTCCTTCTTTAAACGATCATACAGAACTTCAGAACCTTCTGGAGTCTAATGGGAAACAGCTTTTAGAATATGATTACATTTCATATTGAGCTATAAGCTAATTACAGTTCTTAGGCACAGCAGTTTCAgatatttggtttttttcccctggttCAAATTTGTTTTGAGTTCTGCAAATaatctttagaagaaaatatcagtGCAACACATAAGTACGTTAAAGGTAatctgaagggcacctgggtggctcagttcagtgacttcggcttaggtcatgatctcagggctgagaACGAAACCCCTACCGGGCCTCcactctcagcagggagcttgcttgtccctcttcctctccctctgccccaacttgtgcatgctctctgtcccgaataaaatccttaaaaaataataaaaatttaaaaatgaagtaatttgaggggcgcctggacagtacggtcagttaagcctccgactcttggtttcagctcaggtgatggtgTCAGGATTGTGGGGTCAGCTCCACGGCGGGATCCAAGCTCAATGCAGAGGCTGgttaggatctctctctctctctctctctctgccactctcccttccccccatgctcacacacatgctctctcgctctctctctctaaaagaaataaatctttaaaaaaaaaagtaatgtgagATTGATGACTACATAAGAAATTAATCAACTATCCCATAGCTGTATAAACCAGACAGACCAAGCCACAGCTGAGTAGGAAATTTATAGGGTGCCTGGAGATTAAATTAGTATACACTGGTTCCTGAGTCAGGGCCCACAGTCCAGTCAGAGGACCTGCTTTTAACGGCACCATCTGATATGCCGGTCCGTGGCACACTCCTGCCACCTAGTGAACACTTAGAGCATGACAACTCCCAGACCCCGACTACAAATTCAAAGACCTATTTCATAGACTTGATCTTAGTTGGGGAGGAGTAAGCCATCCAGAGTATTACTAATAACGTTATCCTCAGTAGGAAGGAGaaaacaagcagaagaaaaaaggagaaaagaaaagtagcacaaaaaaaggggggagggaaatCAGAAAAGACAGAACAGCTGCCCACATTTTGGACTTGTGAAGTTTTCTGAATGATATTCTCTGACTTCTAGTCATTTTAAACTGCATTCTGTTCTCCACATTAAGTcctttgtttaatatttaaaacctTACTTTCACTGACTCATACAAGGAAAACTGTCTAAATCACCTCTGCTTTTTGAAATCACATATTCATATAATGGACTTCTCTTTCCAGAAAGATCCAGAGTCAACATGACAAAACTGTCCATTGCTGGCAATACAACAAGGTCCTCCCATGAAGGCAGCATGCGTTAGTAAAATTTAAGTACAAAACTACCTGATGTTGCTGTCACACATATACAAAAAGAAACCCAGTAAATTtacaacaaataaaactaaagggCAATACGAGAGGCCCATAACTCGGAAGCTGACTGGCACTGGAAGGGGGAGCTAAGGATATAATTCTTAGGCGATAATTTACTTTGAGGTCCTTCACTGCTTCCATGTTTTACAGGTGATTGATTAACTGATTTACTCAAATACATtaccaaaaaaatctttttaacttttaaatttagaATGTCACCTAGATGTTTAGCTAACTTTCTCAAACTTAGCCCTGAGGTTGGAGTTCTCTCTTCTCAAGCACAGTGTAAGATTACATGTATTCTTTACCTGGCTGCCTGGCAACATCTTCCTTTTCAgcagaatagaaaatataatcCACAGTTATGGCACTTCGGGAATGACAAGTGGTCACTTCTGGAATTCCAGTGTCAGGAAAATAATGTGAATAAACAGATGACAAGCTGAAATGGTGCTGTAAATTTGAAGATAAtctaaattgaaaagaaaaattgcttAGCATCCATCaagtttttcttgatttttagaCTCCTTCCTGTTTAAAGcactttctcatttaatttccagACAAAGCCCGACATTCAGACAAGCGTTATTTAGACAGACCACACCACAATCTGGCATTCTGTTCATTCATGTGGTGATACCCAAAACCCATTATCAAGGCTGTGATACGTGGGTGGGGTAAAAACTcaattatttacatattaatgtgatttattattaattaaaacatatttgagaggggcgcctgagtggctcagtgggttaatgcttttgcctttggctcaggtcatgatcccaaggttctgggattgagctccactgagagcctgcttcctcctctctctctgtctccctcctacttgtgatctctgtcaaataaataaataaaatcttaaaaaaatatatatttgagagcCTGCATTTCCCAATATGCACTCTAAAACAATTTATAAgttatttgttgtatttttaagaaaaaagtggtCTTTATGAATATaacttataaataatataaataaataaatgcataaataaataaagaatccaTCAGACTTGATGTCAGACAGGCTATATTTTTctatgattattcttttttttttttttaaagattttatttattaatttgacagaaatcacaagtagagaggcagccagagagagagagagagggaagcaggctccctgctgagcagagagcccgatgcgggactcaatccaggaccctgagatgacgacccgagccgaaggcaatggcttaacccactgagccacccaggtgcccctctatgatTATTCTTGCTATGACACATTAGATAATCTTGTAATGCATCCTAAAACAGTTTCTAACCATAAATGGTTTCTATTTATGTCACGTTACAAATACATGTGCtataatgaagaatttaaaaatcatttccaataaatacatcttaaaagtttaaagatcttggggcgcctgggtggctcagtgggttaaagcctctgccttcggctcaggtcatgatcccggggtcctgggatcgagccccacatcgggcgctctgctcggtggagaacctgcttcctcctctctcactgtctgcctctctgcctacttgtgatctctgtcaaataaataaaaataaaaatattaaaaaaaaaagtttaaagatcttttatattgtgaaaaaaatttttttaaactttttaaaattcaacatttaaCTAATACCTACTAAGTTTCAGGCATTATCTTAGGTGCTTAAGATACACATATAAAGACAGTTTTTAAAGAGCTCAATGTCAAAGAACAAAGGTTATTCTTTCTCAATAACCTTACTTTACAGTTTTAGCAATGTTTTATGTCTAAGGATTTATATTTACAATATTATTAAATGTAAAGTAggtttttctcaaactattctctTACTATCAATTTTTTGGTTTACAGATAATAAGCTCTGTGTATAAGCACACtacatgtatatatagatacttaaaagtattttatacctcattttgttataaaaagattttagaattAGTCAAAACCAAGTATTTGttagatttgtctttttattaatcTTACTCAAggagggcgcctggctggctcagttaagcgtctgcctttcaggtcaggtcatgatctcagggtcctgggatggagccctgcgtaacaggctccctgctcagcagaggtggcttctccctctccctctgctcctccccactgctcgtgctctctttctctctctcacacaagctctttctctcaaataaataaaaaaataaaatctttttaaaaaaaatcttagggggatgtctgggtggctcagtgggttaagcctctgccttcagctcaggtcatgatctcagggtcctgggattgagcccttccctgggttctctgctcagcagggagcctgcttcccccctatctgcctgcctctctgcctacttgtgatctctatctgtcaaataaataaataaaatcttaacaccaAGCTTTTCATGCTTTGTCTCATGCAGTCCTCTCAAGTACCCGAAGTATAGACAAGGAAACTAAATCTCAGAAATGTTAAGCTTCTTGCTCAGAATCACACATGTAAAATGTAGCACAGTTCGGAACTCAGGTCTGTTTGACTGAGGGGCCAGTATTCTTCACCAGCATGGAAAAACATCCCTTTCATTTTTTATCCAAGTGGTTTttgagaaacaattttttttatccAACTTAAATCAGTAAATGTCTACTGTTATTTTCCAGAACTCACTTTTCAGCTGTCACTAGGACCTCTGTTTTGTCCAGCTCTGTCTGTGTCAGATCACTGTctataagaagaaagagaaatatattaaACTTTCAATATATTGTTCTGTTCTAGTTTTCCACAGAATAGTCCTCTTACTCTAGGAATGATATTCAAGACATGTTTTGTTTAGATAGATGCCTAGTTAAATGTTCCATCAGGGAACCTTTATGTTTTGATGGTCTCCATAATTAGCAAAACTGAAATGCAAACATTCCAAAGCAACATGCAAGTAATTCATGCAGATAATTTTGGAAGGTCAACTTAAGAATGGTAAATTTAGAGTTCATTAAGAAAAGGACTAAGCAAGTAAGTATTATGTTTCTTATAATTCATCCCTGAGATGTTATCCCTTGAAAAATTTAGTTTTATGTCTTCAAAGGGAACACTATTATCAAGGAGACTGCCAAAATGTACTACGAACACTTACCTGTCTTTTCTACTTTTGGTAACTGCTGTACCTCATATACACAGTTCTGTGAGATACCTAGGTTTGGGGGCCAAATGGGAATAGATAAAATTCTTTGTCCCCGTGAAGACTGTTCCTGGCCAGATACCTAAACAAAATTTCAACAGGTATCTTAAGTGAATAGATTTTAAATAGTTTCTGTATTGAAAAGTTTATGTCTTAAGTAAGAGGAAATCCAAGAATGGCACTACCCATTATTCATCATAGTAAATGATTATCTGTGCTTATGAAATCTTATTCAAATACAATTCAGATAGCAGTTACTACTGACATAAAAATGGCaatattttcctttcctgtcACTCTAATTGGGACATCTATATGATCTATAACTTTGGACTAATACTGCCCTTCCTTTCTTTcgattatattaatataaaatcttacatattttatataactattatttaaaatactaagGGAGATCAACTCTTACAAAATTTTAGAACTATCACTCAAACCTCAATGGTGGAGAGTTTATTTTGGTTAAAATCCTGAAGATCGAATGATGTGAAGTAAGCAACAGAAAGCACAATGAAGATAAAACATGGGATATAATCagctaagaaattaaaatatttagcattatgaaaaggaaaatgtacataataaatactaaattacTATTTTGCCAACTATattgcccatatccagcattcaAAAGTCTACTACCCGCCCCCTTATGAGTAGTGCCTTATTTACAAAGTCATTAAAGTCATTAATAGTCTAtcaatgcttttatttttcttcttctcccgcACTTTGGATTTTTTGCTACGGGCCAACTCCTCTAAGCAGAATGCTGCCATAAATAGATGGGAAAGATGAAGTTCAACCAACTGACCATCATTACTTATTAGTAGTTGGGGAACATCATCATAGCTTGGTAAAGCAAGGGTACTGGGAACCCAAGGTTTTCAAACAGCCAGTGATGACTATCCCCGCACTACGATGAACAGAGAGACTAAGTCCGCCTCCTAATAATGACGAAACAAGCACTTACCTTGCCAATGGCAAGTCCTTCATAattcaattttccttcctttataaaACTATAGAGCGGAGAACCAGGAACAGAATTAAAGTCACCACACATAACGATAGGGCAGAAGCTGCCATCTTTCTGATGGGCAACACTGGAAATCTCTGCCAGAAGCATTGCCAATTGGGTCAGCTTAATATCACCTCGCCTTGGGTTATACAACAGATGTGTGTTAGCTACACAGATCACAGGAGAGGCAGCACTCGGAATTTTGGGCTGCAAAAGTAACACTAATCCAACATTGTCTCTATCCAACAGAGGAACATCACGGCGGTAGAATTCCACTGGGTTCACCGATAAGAGTGAAAACTTGGAATGTTTGAAGCAGATGGCACAGCCATCAGGTTTCCTTCCTGTCCGCATCTTGTATTCACAGTGATAACctacaaggaagaaagaaatttaacaCAGGGTCTTCCATATAAGCCTATAAGGCAAAACATAACTCTCCTAATACCTCTGAACAATATTTATCAAAGTGTCTTCTCCCAAGCATTAATAACGTAGGATGTTAAGTTTGAGACGGGGTCTAGGTCCCAAGACTGGGTCTCTCTACTGGCCGACTCCAGTCTTAAATATGCTAATGTGCGTGACCACGCTCTCCTTCCCATCCCAGTCAAAGTCACGACGAAGACAGTGAGGCCTGTAATCATCTACACTGCCCAGCCCCCCGACAGCCCATCTCTGACCTTTCTGCCGCTGACTCTTCCCTGCTTGCTCAACTCCCCACACATCTCACCACATGCCTTCAGGCACTGCTATCTCAGGGTCTCTGCTTTGCTATTTCCATAGTCTGGAAGGACAGAGACTTATCTATGTGGCTCACTGCTAGATCACCGCAGCCTACAACAGTACACAGGATATAGCAGGCgttcaaaaaatatttgcgaAGAATGAATGCAAAGTAGGCGGCATTTCTTAAATAGATGAACTGTTTCTCGAAGTGTTCATTCATCAAATAGGTTTTTAGCTTCTACTCGTTTGTTACTGCTAGACACTGATGTTATAATGATGAACCAGACACAATGGTCCCTGATAAGGAACTCGGAAACTTGGGGGTCTAGTGGTGGGTGGAGCAACTCCTGGAAAGGAATCGATTAAGAGATTCTTACATACTTTTCTGTTTGAATTAAAATTATCTatcaagaggtgcctgggtggtacaatCAGttagcatctgacccttggttttagctcatgtcgtgatctcaggattgtgggatcgagccccatagcAGGCTCAGCGCGGAACCTGcataagagtctctctccctctgcccctcacccccgaaagaaataaatatcaaaaaaaaacttaaaggggtgcctgggtggctcagtgggttaagccactgccttcggctcaggtcatgatctcagggtcctgggatcgagtcccgcatcgggctctctgctcagcagaaagcctgcttccctctctctctctctgcctgcctctctgtctgcttgtgatctctctctctcaaataaataaataaaatcttaaaaaaaaattaaaaaattatgtatcaaTCCAAAAATTCCCACTTAAAATACATCAATCTTTTCCTGACCTTTTGAAATGGGCACTAagttttttcaaaattaagacttttttctttGCCTAAATACACCATACATCATTGTTAGCATGTTATACTTTAACAACACACAAATCTTTCAAAGTAAATCTGGCTAAAATAAAGTCACATTGTACCCAAAGATTCCAAACTTGGCCTGATCTCTGCTCCATAATGATCTTCTTGAACTTCTTGCAAACAAAGTaccttggaaggaaaaaaatggcttGAATTAAAACAGAGAGCAAATATGAATTTTCTGATgctttcatctttaaaaataggcTGCTAAAATTCTAAAAACCTAatgaaagttgaaataaaaagacTTAAGTCTTTTTTCTTGAAACTATCAAACTGATATTTCCAAATTTGATCAGTCCCCAAAAACCTGGCCTTTAATTACATGAAACTCTCTCTCTTACCATCCAAAACTGGTATTTCCCaagagaagtattttattttaaatttacatgttGGAATTCTTTTTCCTGAATTACAATGTTCTTTAGTACTAAGTCCTTCTAGTCCTTTCTCAAGGTGATTTCTTTGAATGTATCTAGATTTTGAGAGGAATGACTTACATTTTAAATCAATGGAAGTACTTACTGAATATTTAATACACTGCCAGTCTCTGTTTTCAAAACTGACTGGCAAGCAGAACTTTTTGgatcttttttgaaaatttaatgattatttaCACCAACAACCATTCGCAAATGATGCTTTGGAAGTCATGATACATTGTTAAAAACTGTTCCATCACTATATTTAAAACCATCTTCCCTTCTTAGCCCACAGACAAAAAGGGGTAAAACCCATTTAGTTCACAGATAAACTTTTCTTATGCGAAGAATTTTGATGATATTCTGCACTTACATCTGCATCAAagtgtttaatttctttcaggaTATTGGGGAACCTAAAACTCCAGTGTAAAACTGGCCGCCGGCAATGTCTATAGAGATGTGAATTGTCTTCCAATAAATCTTGTGAAAGTATATTATAGGACATCACTGAAAAGTCAAACTTGTTATCACTGTCTTCACATTTGGGGTCAACATTTTTGTCTCCTAGGATCTTCGTCTTGTCTTTATTATGGTTACATATATATTCCCAATGTCGTTGAATTGTGCCTGTTAAAATATAttgaacaaaatataaagaattaatgaaaaatgACCAAATATTTTCCGGCAtgagatttttcttgccttttaaaaattcccacAGGCAATGAACAGAATGTTTTCCCCTAGGAAATGGCAACATAGCGCTATGAAACTGGAAGCTGTCATCAAATTGATTACGAAGGCAGTAAAATGATACAAAGACTGACCAACAGGTATAAAAGATTACAAGGAGTTAGCAGGTCATTTTGGACACTGAGAGAGTGTTAATAGAGTTAAGACTATATAGCTTCTCACTTACTTACGGTTAAGAAGTGGCTCTGCCAGACATGCTCAGCAACTTCATAACCATGATAACGTACAGTTGACCATTGAACAATGTGGGGTTGGAGGGGAGGGTTAAGGGCACTGcgcagttgaaaatccacataaaacCTTTGACGCcttcaaaacttaactactaatagtctaTTCtggactggaagccttaccaataacaaaaACAGTAGGTTAACACATAacttgtatgttatatgtattttatactgtattttacaataaagtaagctgacaaaaatattattttctttttatttataaatttatttataaattataaatttattttattatatttatattatattataaattatgtttattgtatttatattattataaatttatttataaatttattaaaaccataaagaaagggatgcctgggtggctcagtgggttaagtctgtgtgtttggctcaggtcatggtctcagggtcccgggatcgagccccacatctggctctctgctcaacagggagcctgcttccccctgtctctctgcctgcctctctgcctacgcaGAGACCCACGCAGTTCGActcttgttcaagggtcaactgtatttgcATGTCACAGTTGGCTTTTCAATAAGATGATTTCACACCGTAGTTTATTTCCTATTAGTAAGATAAGATTATCAAATGATTAAGATCTAGAAATAACTCATCTCAGAATTCCGGTTTAGACATGAATGAAGGGTGTATGATGGCAATATATGGAAGTGTATTTAGTGGAACAATGCAGacaaaatgaacagaagaaatCTTTTCAATGCACACCAAAGCAAACGTTGAAGATAACATAGTTGTAGAACGCTAGTCAATGACAAGGGCTGGTTGAAGAACCCAGCATGCAGCATCCAGAAATGTGTGATGGTTTACATTCTGCAAAGACACATGTACCTGGGCCCAGTGATGAAAAAAGAGAATCAAAACGCATGAGATTTTGCAATTATAGGCAGTCCTCGACTTAGAAATGacctacaaacacacacacaaacatatatacatatgcccCTTTGATCTTATCTTCCTCACCCCACCATGGAAGGCATGCCATGGAAAGGCATGAAGAAAAATGTGGAACTTCTAGAGAGTCTATGAGCTCAACAGAAGGGGAaaacaagaaatgggaagaacCTGGGAAAACAGATTTGGAGATCGGTTTTCAAGCAGGAAAAACCTCAGCCCTAGAATATCTCTCTTTTCCTGCATGCAGGTTTTCACTTTATTGGATTATAATGCCTAAGATTCtaccaattaaaaattaaattgaggaAAAATAATTCCATACATACggggaaaaaagaccaaaagtgaaattttaaaataccctcTGGTAAACGAGTTTAATAAGATTGCTTTCCTCAAAATCTAAATGCTGAAAGCAGCTGCA from Neovison vison isolate M4711 chromosome 10, ASM_NN_V1, whole genome shotgun sequence includes these protein-coding regions:
- the ANGEL2 gene encoding protein angel homolog 2 isoform X5 produces the protein MEGTIQRHWEYICNHNKDKTKILGDKNVDPKCEDSDNKFDFSVMSYNILSQDLLEDNSHLYRHCRRPVLHWSFRFPNILKEIKHFDADVLCLQEVQEDHYGAEIRPSLESLGYHCEYKMRTGRKPDGCAICFKHSKFSLLSVNPVEFYRRDVPLLDRDNVGLVLLLQPKIPSAASPVICVANTHLLYNPRRGDIKLTQLAMLLAEISSVAHQKDGSFCPIVMCGDFNSVPGSPLYSFIKEGKLNYEGLAIGKVSGQEQSSRGQRILSIPIWPPNLGISQNCVYEVQQLPKVEKTDSDLTQTELDKTEVLVTAEKLSSNLQHHFSLSSVYSHYFPDTGIPEVTTCHSRSAITVDYIFYSAEKEDVARQPGAEVALVGGLKLLARLSLLTEQDLWTVNGLPNENNSSDHLPLLAKFRLEL
- the ANGEL2 gene encoding protein angel homolog 2 isoform X3, which codes for MPCSRPGLPTSSDGEALVLSAARWGVEVEVEPRAGELDARRGEDGSVALCTIQRHWEYICNHNKDKTKILGDKNVDPKCEDSDNKFDFSVMSYNILSQDLLEDNSHLYRHCRRPVLHWSFRFPNILKEIKHFDADVLCLQEVQEDHYGAEIRPSLESLGYHCEYKMRTGRKPDGCAICFKHSKFSLLSVNPVEFYRRDVPLLDRDNVGLVLLLQPKIPSAASPVICVANTHLLYNPRRGDIKLTQLAMLLAEISSVAHQKDGSFCPIVMCGDFNSVPGSPLYSFIKEGKLNYEGLAIGKVSGQEQSSRGQRILSIPIWPPNLGISQNCVYEVQQLPKVEKTDSDLTQTELDKTEVLVTAEKLSSNLQHHFSLSSVYSHYFPDTGIPEVTTCHSRSAITVDYIFYSAEKEDVARQPGAEVALVGGLKLLARLSLLTEQDLWTVNGLPNENNSSDHLPLLAKFRLEL
- the ANGEL2 gene encoding protein angel homolog 2 isoform X6 encodes the protein MEAWRCVRRGYGRCVVGRGRYPMLPHHQKSLARDWTTPWENLQRCCWNRHISSCMRWPGHYSRAPYPYFSSRHFSLNWKPPCLFESRTPFQYWYWRPDNLSQTSLIHLSSYIMNSEGDEPSSKRRKHQGTIQRHWEYICNHNKDKTKILGDKNVDPKCEDSDNKFDFSVMSYNILSQDLLEDNSHLYRHCRRPVLHWSFRFPNILKEIKHFDADVLCLQEVQEDHYGAEIRPSLESLGYHCEYKMRTGRKPDGCAICFKHSKFSLLSVNPVEFYRRDVPLLDRDNVGLVLLLQPKIPSAASPVICVANTHLLYNPRRGDIKLTQLAMLLAEISSVAHQKDGSFCPIVMCGDFNSVPGSPLYSFIKEGKLNYEGLAIGKTVI
- the ANGEL2 gene encoding protein angel homolog 2 isoform X2, with protein sequence MLPHHQKSLARDWTTPWENLQRCCWNRHISSCMRWPGHYSRAPYPYFSSRHFSLNWKPPCLFESRTPFQYWYWRPDNLSQTSLIHLSSYIMNSEGDEPSSKRRKHQGTIQRHWEYICNHNKDKTKILGDKNVDPKCEDSDNKFDFSVMSYNILSQDLLEDNSHLYRHCRRPVLHWSFRFPNILKEIKHFDADVLCLQEVQEDHYGAEIRPSLESLGYHCEYKMRTGRKPDGCAICFKHSKFSLLSVNPVEFYRRDVPLLDRDNVGLVLLLQPKIPSAASPVICVANTHLLYNPRRGDIKLTQLAMLLAEISSVAHQKDGSFCPIVMCGDFNSVPGSPLYSFIKEGKLNYEGLAIGKVSGQEQSSRGQRILSIPIWPPNLGISQNCVYEVQQLPKVEKTDSDLTQTELDKTEVLVTAEKLSSNLQHHFSLSSVYSHYFPDTGIPEVTTCHSRSAITVDYIFYSAEKEDVARQPGAEVALVGGLKLLARLSLLTEQDLWTVNGLPNENNSSDHLPLLAKFRLEL
- the ANGEL2 gene encoding protein angel homolog 2 isoform X4; amino-acid sequence: MLRALVEPGHAGTIQRHWEYICNHNKDKTKILGDKNVDPKCEDSDNKFDFSVMSYNILSQDLLEDNSHLYRHCRRPVLHWSFRFPNILKEIKHFDADVLCLQEVQEDHYGAEIRPSLESLGYHCEYKMRTGRKPDGCAICFKHSKFSLLSVNPVEFYRRDVPLLDRDNVGLVLLLQPKIPSAASPVICVANTHLLYNPRRGDIKLTQLAMLLAEISSVAHQKDGSFCPIVMCGDFNSVPGSPLYSFIKEGKLNYEGLAIGKVSGQEQSSRGQRILSIPIWPPNLGISQNCVYEVQQLPKVEKTDSDLTQTELDKTEVLVTAEKLSSNLQHHFSLSSVYSHYFPDTGIPEVTTCHSRSAITVDYIFYSAEKEDVARQPGAEVALVGGLKLLARLSLLTEQDLWTVNGLPNENNSSDHLPLLAKFRLEL
- the ANGEL2 gene encoding protein angel homolog 2 isoform X1, which gives rise to MEAWRCVRRGYGRCVVGRGRYPMLPHHQKSLARDWTTPWENLQRCCWNRHISSCMRWPGHYSRAPYPYFSSRHFSLNWKPPCLFESRTPFQYWYWRPDNLSQTSLIHLSSYIMNSEGDEPSSKRRKHQGTIQRHWEYICNHNKDKTKILGDKNVDPKCEDSDNKFDFSVMSYNILSQDLLEDNSHLYRHCRRPVLHWSFRFPNILKEIKHFDADVLCLQEVQEDHYGAEIRPSLESLGYHCEYKMRTGRKPDGCAICFKHSKFSLLSVNPVEFYRRDVPLLDRDNVGLVLLLQPKIPSAASPVICVANTHLLYNPRRGDIKLTQLAMLLAEISSVAHQKDGSFCPIVMCGDFNSVPGSPLYSFIKEGKLNYEGLAIGKVSGQEQSSRGQRILSIPIWPPNLGISQNCVYEVQQLPKVEKTDSDLTQTELDKTEVLVTAEKLSSNLQHHFSLSSVYSHYFPDTGIPEVTTCHSRSAITVDYIFYSAEKEDVARQPGAEVALVGGLKLLARLSLLTEQDLWTVNGLPNENNSSDHLPLLAKFRLEL
- the ANGEL2 gene encoding protein angel homolog 2 isoform X7, yielding MSYNILSQDLLEDNSHLYRHCRRPVLHWSFRFPNILKEIKHFDADVLCLQEVQEDHYGAEIRPSLESLGYHCEYKMRTGRKPDGCAICFKHSKFSLLSVNPVEFYRRDVPLLDRDNVGLVLLLQPKIPSAASPVICVANTHLLYNPRRGDIKLTQLAMLLAEISSVAHQKDGSFCPIVMCGDFNSVPGSPLYSFIKEGKLNYEGLAIGKVSGQEQSSRGQRILSIPIWPPNLGISQNCVYEVQQLPKVEKTDSDLTQTELDKTEVLVTAEKLSSNLQHHFSLSSVYSHYFPDTGIPEVTTCHSRSAITVDYIFYSAEKEDVARQPGAEVALVGGLKLLARLSLLTEQDLWTVNGLPNENNSSDHLPLLAKFRLEL